A genomic region of Gossypium hirsutum isolate 1008001.06 chromosome D01, Gossypium_hirsutum_v2.1, whole genome shotgun sequence contains the following coding sequences:
- the LOC107922512 gene encoding UDP-glycosyltransferase 74B1, producing the protein MEHKQFKGHVILLPYPSQGHINPLLQFAKRLASKGVKATLATTHYTFNSICAAHIGVEPISDGFDEGGFSQAGNVDFYLKSFKEEGSRSLSQLIQKFKDSSTSVTCVVYDSFLPWALDVAKQHGIYGASFFTNSAAVCSIFSRIHHGRLALPLTPESKPLMLPGLPPLNFRDLPTFLRFPDSYPAYLAMKLSQYSNLNEADWVFDNTFEDLEGKEAKGVSELWQAKLIGPMVPSAYLDERIKGDRGYGSSLWKPLSEECMEWLETKPSQSVVYISFGSMVSLTEEETEEIARALEESNLHYLWIVRETEQKKLPKWFLESNKEKGMVVTWCNQLEMLAHPAVGCFVTHCGWNSTLEGLSLGVPMVGVPKWADQLTDAKFVEEIWGIGVRAKEDEEGVVRREELIKCLKEVMEGERGKDIKSNANKWKELAKKAISEGGSSDECINKFVQHLMAIVEQIN; encoded by the exons ATGGAACACAAGCAGTTCAAAGGGCACGTGATACTTCTGCCATACCCAAGCCAAGGCCACATCAACCCTCTTCTCCAATTTGCTAAACGTTTAGCCTCTAAAGGTGTCAAGGCAACACTAGCCACCACCCACTACACATTCAATTCCATATGTGCAGCTCACATTGGGGTCGAACCTATATCTGATGGATTCGATGAAGGTGGCTTTTCTCAAGCTGGAAATGTAGACTTTTACCTTAAGTCATTCAAGGAAGAAGGGTCCCGATCGCTGTCGCAACTCATCCAAAAGTTTAAAGACTCTAGCACCTCTGTTACCTGTGTGGTGTATGACTCGTTTCTGCCATGGGCTCTTGATGTGGCAAAGCAGCATGGGATTTATGGAGCTTCTTTCTTTACCAACTCTGCCGCTGTGTGTAGCATCTTTTCTCGCATCCATCATGGCCGGCTTGCTCTGCCGCTGACCCCTGAAAGCAAACCCTTAATGTTACCAGGACTTCCTCCATTGAATTTCCGTGACCTGCCCACTTTTCTTCGGTTTCCAGATAGCTACCCTGCTTACTTGGCCATGAAATTGAGTCAGTATTCGAATTTGAATGAAGCTGATTGGGTTTTCGATAACACCTTTGAAGACTTGGAAGGAAAG GAAGCAAAAGGCGTGTCAGAGCTCTGGCAAGCGAAGTTGATTGGGCCTATGGTACCATCTGCTTACCTAGATGAAAGGATCAAAGGTGACAGAGGTTACGGTTCAAGTTTATGGAAGCCACTTAGCGAAGAGTGCATGGAATGGCTAGAAACAAAGCCATCTCAATCCGTTGTCTATATTTCATTTGGAAGCATGGTTTCATTAACAGAGGAAGAAACGGAAGAGATTGCTCGTGCCTTAGAGGAAAGCAATTTGCATTACCTGTGGATCGTCAGAGAGACGGAACAGAAAAAACTGCCCAAATGGTTCCTAGAATCAAATAAAGAAAAGGGCATGGTGGTGACATGGTGCAACCAACTAGAAATGCTGGCACATCCAGCCGTAGGCTGCTTTGTGACACATTGTGGGTGGAACTCAACCCTTGAAGGGCTAAGCCTTGGCGTGCCAATGGTGGGTGTGCCCAAATGGGCTGATCAATTGACGGATGCCAAGTTTGTGGAGGAGATTTGGGGGATTGGAGTGAGGGCCAAAGAGGATGAGGAAGGAGTTGTGAGGCGAGAGGAACTAATTAAGTGCTTGAAGGAAGTAATGGAAGGGGAGAGAGGCAAAGATATCAAGAGTAACGCTAACAAATGGAAGGAATTGGCTAAGAAAGCAATCAGTGAAGGTGGGAGCTCTGATGAGTGTATTAATAAGTTCGTCCAACATCTGATGGCCATAGTCGAACAAATTAATTGA